In Zingiber officinale cultivar Zhangliang chromosome 6A, Zo_v1.1, whole genome shotgun sequence, a single genomic region encodes these proteins:
- the LOC121994864 gene encoding uncharacterized protein LOC121994864 yields the protein MMKRLHYFSSFCKTVYFTRSPHPHYASLLFAVLPYSDSATAAGAASATGKHMFMVQYLVDSCGFDQEKATEASKLLKGIQSRQQPDSVLAFLKSYGFDDASVKKLLLYSPKCLLLDVEKTLAPKFRAFEDLGLSPSDIVQLVWSNPSAIRIKHERTVPKIEFWQGLLGSKDALVKLFKRNRTILSYSIEKKIQPNLELLRECGLDGPKLTSVLRYCPQIAAQNADFLKTLIVRTKSS from the coding sequence ATGATGAAGAGGCTACACTACTTCTCTTCCTTCTGCAAAACCGTGTATTTCACTCGTTCTCCTCACCCCCACTATGCTTCCCTCCTCTTTGCCGTCTTACCTTACTCGGACTCCGCCACCGCCGCCGGCGCCGCATCCGCCACTGGGAAGCACATGTTCATGGTCCAATACCTCGTCGACTCATGTGGCTTCGACCAGGAGAAGGCCACCGAGGCCTCGAAGCTTCTCAAGGGCATCCAATCCCGGCAGCAGCCCGACTCCGTCCTTGCTTTCCTCAAAAGTTACGGCTTCGATGACGCATCAGTGAAAAAGCTCCTACTTTATTCACCCAAATGTCTTCTTTTGGACGTAGAGAAGACACTTGCGCCAAAGTTCCGAGCTTTCGAAGATCTGGGTCTCTCCCCATCCGACATCGTCCAGCTCGTCTGGTCGAATCCCTCCGCCATCAGAATCAAACACGAACGTACTGTACCTAAGATCGAATTTTGGCAAGGCCTTCTCGGGTCCAAGGATGCGCTGGTGAAGTTGTTCAAGAGAAACCGAACGATTCTTTCGTACAGCATCGAGAAGAAGATCCAGCCCAACCTTGAGTTGCTCCGGGAATGCGGCTTGGACGGCCCAAAGCTTACCTCTGTGTTGCGGTACTGCCCACAGATCGCGGCACAGAATGCTGATTTCTTGAAGACCttgattgttaggaccaaaagtagctag